A genomic window from Pecten maximus chromosome 4, xPecMax1.1, whole genome shotgun sequence includes:
- the LOC117326126 gene encoding malignant fibrous histiocytoma-amplified sequence 1 homolog, with product MAHIYTPRSLSDIRELRMRIETEDPLFHGLKKLKMRGRDLSNIPPALFHLNELEVLDLSPDRQSCLTFRLMFVPRAICKLTNLKVLVLDTNELDEIPIEITKLVHIERLALSNNQLSWLPEGFNKLTNLRSLHLANNEFEDFPMQLCEIDGLEFLDLCDNKLHVLPVEISRLTELHTLLLFFNRLEALPDTICDMTYLHCLWIGNNLIKQLPRAFGNLKYLDWGITYTSSTLDGNPLVSPPIEICRMGPAAIEKYLNSSRGDLSSQNSRKGISNGGKNRIDEESDRGQSRNSRSKSENSVDGRNKKTTNGRDTRKNTRARRERNMQLHEYSDDDN from the coding sequence ATGGCGCACATCTACACACCGCGATCACTCTCTGATATAAGGGAACTACGCATGCGCATAGAAACAGAAGATCCGTTGTTTCATGGCTTAAAAAAGTTGAAGATGAGAGGACGAGATTTATCAAACATTCCTCCAGCATTGTTCCATCTCAACGAGTTGGAAGTTCTTGATCTCAGCCCAGACAGGCAGTCTTGTCTCACATTCAGACTCATGTTCGTTCCACGTGCAATCTGCAAACTCACCAATTTGAAAGTATTAGTGCTGGACACCAATGAATTAGATGAAATACCAATTGAAATTACGAAACTAGTCCACATAGAGAGGCTAGCTCTAAGCAATAATCAATTGAGTTGGTTACCAGAGGGTTTCAACAAACTCACCAACTTAAGGAGCTTACATCTAGCAAACAACGAATTTGAGGATTTTCCAATGCAACTTTGTGAAATAGACGGACTCGAGTTCCTTGACCTTTGTGATAATAAACTACACGTGCTTCCTGTAGAAATAAGTCGTCTGACTGAGCTGCACACCTTGCTGCTCTTCTTCAACCGATTAGAGGCACTACCAGACACAATTTGTGATATGACTTATCTCCATTGTCTTTGGATTGGTAACAACCTCATCAAACAGCTTCCACGAGCCTTCGGAAACCTTAAGTATTTAGACTGGGGCATTACGTACACTTCCTCTACCCTAGACGGTAACCCGCTGGTCAGTCCCCCAATCGAAATATGTCGTATGGGACCAGCCGCTATAGAAAAGTATCTAAACAGCTCTAGGGGAGATCTCTCCAGTCAGAACAGTCGTAAGGGTATTTCTAATGGTGGAAAAAATCGAATTGATGAGGAAAGCGATAGAGGTCAAAGTCGCAACAGTAGATCTAAAAGTGAAAATAGTGTCGATGGGAGGAATAAGAAGACGACCAATGGACGGGATACAAGGAAGAATACGAGGGCACGGCGGGAAAGGAACATGCAGCTTCATGAATATTCAGATGATGATAACTAG